In the genome of Rhodamnia argentea isolate NSW1041297 chromosome 3, ASM2092103v1, whole genome shotgun sequence, one region contains:
- the LOC125314156 gene encoding uncharacterized protein LOC125314156 has translation MATGNEVVDVLADNINQSSVSALGVQLPGSSSRPAAVSVHHGEKPEKFNGSNFKRWQQKMLFYLTTLNLARFLTEEAPKLSEGQTDKQAFNAVEAWKHSDFLCRNYVMNGLHDSLYNVYCAIKTAKELWESLDRKYKTEDAGAKKFVVGRFLDYKMVDSKTVIDQVQEIQVILHEIQAEGMILSETFQVASIIEKLPPGWKDFKNYLKHKRKEMNLEELIVRLRIEEDNRGSERRGFNPTTAKANVVEHRHGPKNKKIAKPKLGPKGGVSKNKFQGKCFNRGKMGHRFVDCRFPKKKSYETNMVNDIAQDVSDINLSAMVSEVNLVGSNPKEWWIDTGATRHVCSNKDLFTTFEPIIGEKVFMGNSASSAVEGQGKVLLKMTSGKEPTLNNVLYVPKIRKILVSGSLLNKHGFRMVFESDKVILSKSRMYVGKGYVTDGLFKLNIN, from the exons atggctACTGGAAACGAAGTTGTTGATGTGCTCGCCGACAACATCAACCAAAGCTCTGTCTCTGCCTTAGGTGTCCAATTGCCTGGATCATCCTCTCGCCCTGCTGCGGTTTCTGTCCACCATGGTGAGAAACCCGAAAAGTTCAACGGATCGAACTTTAAAAGGTGGCAGCAAAAGATGCTGTTTTACTTAACAACCTTGAATCTTGCGAGATTCTTGACCGAGGAAGCTCCTAAGCTATCCGAGGGACAAACGGATAAGCAAGCCTTCAACGCCGTTGAGGCATGGAAGCACTCTGACTTCCTATGTAGGAACTATGTCATGAACGGTTTACATGACTCGTTGTACAATGTCTATTGTGCAATAAAAACAGCAAAGGAGTTATGGGAATCCTTGGACCGGAAATATAAAACAGAGGATGCCGGAGCAAAGAAATTTGTTGTCGGTCGATTCCTTGATTATAAGATGGTGGATTCTAAGACCGTGATCGAtcaagtgcaagaaattcaagTGATCTTGCATGAGATTCAGGCTGAAGGCATGATCTTGAGTGAAACCTTCCAAGTAGCTTCTATTATTGAGAAGCTACCTCCCGGGTGGAAGGATTTCAAGAACTACCTCAAGCACAAGCGAAAGGAAATGAACCTAGAGGAGCTGATTGTTAGACTTCGAATCGAAGAAGATAACAGAGGTTCCGAACGTAGAGGGTTCAATCCTACTACGGCTAAAGCAAATGTTGTGGAGCATAGGCATGGCcccaagaacaagaagattgcCAAGCCAAAGTTGGGACCAAaaggaggagtttccaagaacaagtttcaaggaaaatgcttcaaCCGTGGCAAGATGGGTCATAGATTTGTGGATTGCAGATttccaaagaagaagagttATGAAACAAATATGGTGAATGACATCGCTCAAGATGTGTCAGATATAAACCTCTCTGCAATGGTTTCTGAAGTGAACTTGGTTGGGTCCAATCCGAAGGAATGGTGGATTGACACTGGTGCCACTAGGCACGTATGCTCCAATAAGGACCTATTCACAACTTTCGAACCAATTATTGGGGAGAAAGTTTTCATGGGAAACTCTGCCTCTTCTGCTGTCGAAGGCCAAGGGAAGGTACTGTTGAAGATGACATCCGGAAAAGAGCCGACTCTGAATAATGTCCTATATGTGCCGAAAATTCGAAAGATCCTGGTCTCCGGGTCGCTGTTGAACAAGCATGGATTTCGTATGGTGTTCGAGTCGGACAAAGTTATTTTGTCTAAATCTAGAATGTATGTGGGGAAGGGATATGTAACCGATGGGCTGTTTAAGCTCAAT attaattaa